The nucleotide window AAGACTTCAATTGCTAGAATCATGGCTAGTGCTCTTGGTGTGACTAATAAAGATTTTTATGAAATAGATGCAGCTTCTAATAATAAAGTAGAAGATATACGTGATTTACGCGAGGGTGTTAGCACACTACCTTTTGACTCAAAATACAAAATATATATTTTAGATGAGGTGCACATGTTATCTAAAGGTGCTTTCAATGCACTACTGAAGACTCTCGAGGAGCCACCTGCTCATGTGATATTTATATTGGCTACTACTGAGCTAGACAAAGTTCCTGAGACTATAATTTCAAGATGCCAAACTTTTAGTTTTAAGAAACCAAATGAATTGCTTTTAGCTGGTGTGGTCAGAGATGTAGTCAAAAAAGAAGGTTTTACAATACCAGAAGATAGTATTGATCTGATAGCTGTTTTAGGTGAGGGATCTTTTCGTGACACATTAGGAGTTTTACAAAAAGTCCTATCTTCTTCAAAGAATAAAAAAATCAGTTCTGAAGAGATTGAGTCCATAACAGGAGCACCAAGCTCTACTTTGGTAAATGACTTCTTGTTTGCCTTGTCTGAAAAAAATATAGCTCTCGGAGTTTCTGTTTTAAATACTTTAAATGAACGCAATATAGACCCTAGGTTGTATTTAAATCTTGTATTGATAAAATTACGCTATGCGCTGTTACTGCGTTATGCCCCAGAGATGAGGTCCAATATTTCCGAGCGTATTAGTGCTGTAGATTTGGAATTTCTAGAAGATTTAGTTTCTAGAAAGCCTGACACTATAACTTCTAGAACATTGGAAGTATTGTTAGATACTTATCAAAATTTACGTAATCCAGTAATACCGAGTTTGCCTATAGAAATTGCATTGATTGATATATGTAATAGATAGTGTATGAATTTTAATAATCATAAAAAAAGCATATTGATAGGACTCACAGCTTTTATTATTGGTGGGTTATGTGTGTATCTTTATCACGGGCACAGTGATTATAATTTTGATTTTTCCCAAGAAAGATTTACAGATAAATATGAATTCATATCTCCACTTTTGGAGTGTGATAGCTTTGAATCAAAAGAATTAAATTCTTTTGATGAAGGTATATATGAATCAGCTAGCTTGTTGATGGAAAATGGTTCTATAGATGACCTGTCTTATTATTTTAGAGATTTGAACAACGGTGTGTGGGTTGGGTTAAACGAAGAGGAAAAATTTGCTCCAGCGTCGCTTATGAAGTTACCACTGATGATTTCTTACTTGAAACAATCTGAAGACGATCTTTCTGTGCTAAAGCAGTCATATACATTCAATATTGAGGATGATAATTATAGTAAACAAAATATAGCACCAGAAGAGTTGATGTCCATAGGCACGCCTTACACAGTAGAAGAACTAATTTTTAGGATGATTGCATATTCTGATAATTCTGCGCTTAGGAT belongs to Candidatus Nomurabacteria bacterium and includes:
- a CDS encoding serine hydrolase, with protein sequence MNFNNHKKSILIGLTAFIIGGLCVYLYHGHSDYNFDFSQERFTDKYEFISPLLECDSFESKELNSFDEGIYESASLLMENGSIDDLSYYFRDLNNGVWVGLNEEEKFAPASLMKLPLMISYLKQSEDDLSVLKQSYTFNIEDDNYSKQNIAPEELMSIGTPYTVEELIFRMIAYSDNSALRILLKNSGTFGLRVFNDLSIELPEDQSNEDFMSVRTYSKFFRTLYNGSYLNYVNSDEALRVLSKTQYKDGIVAGVPEDIVVAHKFGERENNGVIQLHDCGIVYHPDKPYVLCIMTRGSDINKMSSAISYLSKYTYEEVDDNFK
- the dnaX gene encoding DNA polymerase III subunit gamma/tau; the protein is MATEHTSLYRKYRPQNFNDVVGQDHIVKVLESSIKDGKIAHAYLFAGSRGTGKTSIARIMASALGVTNKDFYEIDAASNNKVEDIRDLREGVSTLPFDSKYKIYILDEVHMLSKGAFNALLKTLEEPPAHVIFILATTELDKVPETIISRCQTFSFKKPNELLLAGVVRDVVKKEGFTIPEDSIDLIAVLGEGSFRDTLGVLQKVLSSSKNKKISSEEIESITGAPSSTLVNDFLFALSEKNIALGVSVLNTLNERNIDPRLYLNLVLIKLRYALLLRYAPEMRSNISERISAVDLEFLEDLVSRKPDTITSRTLEVLLDTYQNLRNPVIPSLPIEIALIDICNR